From Thermus neutrinimicus, a single genomic window includes:
- a CDS encoding tetratricopeptide repeat protein — MPDELRLYLKERFGVLGPVSPGRFEAELAKRVGSPAKREPLLKAWRAYLSGGGREAVRSFYQEILKVPKGEALVYGMHLPFLEFYAREVPSRLEGRVLEVGAFTGALVGYLQRKRPELAFHALDGVAEAVEVGKKRVPEVAWHAAWAEEAELPPFDTVLLLSVFPEGFVDQELESRLEAPAFWKHFHFFARLPLFARLLKPGGLLVYGHGPFLGKSPEGVEEGLRHLGFYQVERVGEGEYFLVLARRPEALSEDETAWPLEAGMEEVEEAPVRVPVLAQVDMAEVRALLEAGRYAEVLAHLPEGVEGEAAYLRGRALFALSRYAEAEEVLRRALSQEAEDLRAMVLVELGEYERARPRLEALAGRGGRYRIYLGRVYLSLGRYADALRQFVESGLPEAEGYVREALERITERMRRFAREGEWAEVSRRAEFVEDLAPNLLTREMLRLGLKAALIQGLFARAERYARRLADLDEAEGFLGLALVALRVRSPLEVGPLEDLKPVEPYLTEALARAEIPEALLLLGMLREREGRHPEALRHLERAAERGEGEVAGLAYHHLAQVKRALGRPLKEVLGDHKRAHALRAYPAPYLFQLAQEALEGGEEVLARELLSRARDAGLSQVAEEDLMGLLTLLERLEGPWAAFSVLYQALGRTPKPPLELLALAYRLSRAFRESPEASEVRGQYLAALYAEGRGEEVERLLLQELGADPQALEVLFDLAEHYEAQGNWGKAAEYWQKALEVALYREKDLALAREVLRNLLFLRPHDESLSLYLEELKAVSRGLEALGESPKAPPETREELLEEGLPQFHGEHLLVVGGHTQLRSRLVPLLEARGLKVDWFDADTAGVGKEALRRIQNRLEKAHGLMVVSSYVGHDFSEPVRLEAERLGVPVYVIPGRARGATGFLRALKAFAPELFKRALKGVQ; from the coding sequence CTACGCCCGGGAGGTGCCTTCCCGCTTGGAGGGGAGGGTTTTGGAGGTGGGGGCCTTCACCGGGGCCTTGGTGGGGTATTTGCAAAGGAAGCGCCCCGAGCTTGCCTTCCATGCCCTGGACGGGGTGGCGGAGGCGGTGGAGGTGGGGAAAAAGCGGGTGCCGGAGGTGGCCTGGCATGCCGCCTGGGCGGAGGAGGCGGAGCTTCCCCCCTTTGACACGGTGCTTCTCCTTTCCGTGTTCCCCGAGGGCTTTGTGGACCAGGAGCTGGAAAGCCGCCTCGAGGCCCCCGCCTTCTGGAAACATTTTCATTTCTTTGCCCGCCTGCCCCTCTTCGCCCGGCTTCTCAAGCCCGGGGGGCTTCTCGTCTACGGCCACGGGCCCTTTCTTGGCAAGAGCCCGGAAGGGGTGGAGGAGGGGCTAAGACACCTGGGGTTTTATCAGGTGGAGCGGGTGGGGGAAGGGGAGTACTTTCTGGTGCTGGCCAGAAGGCCCGAAGCCCTGTCGGAGGACGAAACGGCCTGGCCCCTGGAGGCTGGGATGGAGGAGGTGGAGGAGGCCCCCGTGCGGGTGCCCGTCCTGGCCCAGGTGGACATGGCGGAGGTGAGGGCCCTTTTGGAGGCGGGGCGGTATGCGGAGGTGCTGGCCCATCTGCCCGAGGGGGTGGAAGGGGAGGCGGCCTACCTGAGGGGGCGGGCCCTGTTCGCCCTTTCCCGCTATGCCGAGGCGGAGGAGGTCTTAAGGCGGGCCCTTTCCCAGGAGGCGGAGGACCTAAGGGCCATGGTGCTGGTGGAGCTCGGGGAGTACGAGCGGGCTAGGCCCCGCCTCGAGGCCCTGGCCGGGAGGGGAGGAAGGTACCGCATCTACCTGGGCCGGGTCTACCTGAGCCTGGGGCGGTATGCGGATGCCCTTAGGCAGTTTGTGGAATCGGGCCTGCCCGAGGCGGAGGGGTATGTGCGGGAGGCCCTGGAGCGGATCACGGAGCGCATGCGCCGCTTTGCCCGGGAAGGGGAGTGGGCGGAGGTGAGCCGCCGGGCGGAGTTCGTGGAGGATCTTGCCCCCAACCTCCTGACCCGGGAGATGCTCCGGCTTGGCTTGAAGGCGGCCCTGATCCAGGGGCTTTTTGCCCGAGCGGAACGGTATGCCCGGAGGCTTGCGGATCTGGACGAGGCCGAGGGCTTCCTGGGGCTTGCCCTGGTGGCCCTAAGGGTGCGCTCCCCTCTGGAGGTAGGGCCTCTGGAGGACTTGAAGCCGGTGGAGCCCTACCTCACCGAGGCCTTGGCCCGGGCGGAGATCCCTGAGGCCTTGCTGCTTCTTGGGATGCTGAGGGAAAGGGAGGGGCGCCACCCGGAGGCCCTGCGCCATTTGGAGCGGGCGGCGGAGCGGGGAGAGGGGGAGGTGGCGGGCCTGGCCTACCACCACCTGGCCCAGGTGAAGCGGGCCCTCGGGCGGCCCCTTAAGGAGGTCCTGGGGGATCACAAGCGGGCCCATGCCTTAAGGGCCTACCCCGCCCCCTACCTCTTCCAGCTGGCCCAGGAGGCCCTGGAGGGGGGCGAGGAGGTCCTGGCCCGGGAGCTTCTCTCCCGGGCCCGGGATGCGGGGCTTTCCCAGGTGGCCGAGGAGGACCTCATGGGGCTCCTCACCCTTTTGGAGAGGCTGGAGGGTCCCTGGGCTGCCTTCAGCGTCCTCTACCAGGCCCTAGGCCGCACGCCCAAGCCCCCCTTGGAGCTCCTGGCCTTGGCCTACCGCCTTTCCCGCGCTTTTCGGGAGAGCCCCGAGGCCTCGGAGGTGCGGGGGCAGTACCTGGCAGCCCTGTATGCCGAGGGGCGGGGGGAGGAGGTGGAAAGGCTCTTGCTGCAGGAGCTGGGGGCTGACCCCCAGGCCCTGGAGGTGCTCTTTGACCTGGCGGAGCACTATGAGGCCCAGGGCAACTGGGGGAAGGCGGCGGAGTACTGGCAGAAGGCCTTGGAGGTGGCCCTCTACCGGGAGAAGGACCTGGCCCTCGCCCGGGAGGTCCTGAGAAACCTCCTTTTCCTCAGGCCCCACGACGAGAGCCTTTCCCTTTACCTGGAGGAGCTTAAGGCGGTGAGCCGGGGCCTGGAGGCCCTGGGGGAAAGCCCGAAGGCCCCACCCGAGACCAGGGAGGAGCTCTTGGAGGAGGGCCTGCCCCAGTTCCACGGGGAGCACCTGCTGGTGGTGGGGGGGCACACCCAACTTCGGAGCCGGCTTGTGCCCCTCCTCGAGGCCCGGGGCCTCAAGGTGGACTGGTTTGATGCGGACACCGCCGGGGTGGGGAAGGAGGCCTTGAGGCGTATCCAGAACCGCCTGGAAAAGGCCCATGGCCTCATGGTGGTTTCCAGCTATGTGGGCCACGATTTCTCCGAGCCCGTGCGCCTCGAGGCGGAGCGCCTGGGGGTTCCGGTCTACGTGATCCCGGGGCGGGCCCGGGGGGCCACGGGGTTCTTAAGGGCCCTCAAGGCCTTTGCCCCCGAGCTCTTCAAGCGGGCCCTCAAGGGGGTACAGTAG
- a CDS encoding menaquinone biosynthesis family protein, with translation MEARVLKLGYSPCPNDTFIFYALTHGRVESPLPVEAVLEDVETLNRWALEGRLPLTKLSYAAYGRVRDQYVALRSGGALGRGVGPLVVAKKPLGSLEGARVAIPGRNTTAFLLLSLYAEGFVPVEVRYDRIMPLVAQGEVEAGLIIHESRFTYPQYGLVKLLDLGEWWEGETGLPLPLGAILARRDLGEGLIRALDQAVRRSLEYALAHPKETLPYLKAHAQELSEEVIWAHVRTYVNGFSLDVGEEGAKAVERLFAEAEARELLPPSQAPLFL, from the coding sequence ATGGAAGCGCGGGTTCTTAAGCTGGGCTACTCCCCCTGCCCCAACGACACCTTCATCTTCTACGCCCTGACCCATGGCCGGGTGGAAAGCCCTCTCCCCGTGGAGGCGGTTTTGGAGGACGTGGAGACCCTAAACCGCTGGGCTTTGGAGGGGAGGCTACCCCTGACCAAGCTCTCCTACGCCGCCTACGGGCGGGTGCGGGACCAGTATGTGGCCTTGCGGAGCGGGGGAGCCTTGGGAAGGGGGGTGGGCCCTTTGGTGGTGGCCAAGAAGCCCTTGGGGAGCCTCGAGGGGGCGCGGGTGGCCATTCCCGGGCGCAACACCACGGCCTTTTTGCTCCTTTCCCTGTATGCGGAGGGGTTTGTGCCGGTGGAGGTGCGCTACGACCGGATCATGCCCCTGGTGGCCCAGGGGGAGGTGGAGGCGGGCCTCATCATTCACGAAAGCCGCTTCACCTATCCCCAGTACGGGTTGGTGAAGCTTCTGGACCTGGGGGAGTGGTGGGAAGGGGAAACGGGCCTGCCCCTGCCCCTGGGGGCCATCCTGGCCCGGCGGGACCTGGGAGAGGGGCTCATCCGGGCCCTGGACCAGGCGGTGCGGCGGAGCCTGGAATACGCCTTGGCCCATCCTAAGGAGACCCTCCCCTATCTGAAGGCCCATGCCCAGGAGCTCTCGGAAGAGGTCATCTGGGCCCATGTGCGCACCTACGTGAACGGGTTCAGCCTGGACGTGGGGGAGGAAGGGGCGAAGGCGGTGGAGAGGCTCTTTGCTGAGGC